A single genomic interval of Arachis duranensis cultivar V14167 chromosome 7, aradu.V14167.gnm2.J7QH, whole genome shotgun sequence harbors:
- the LOC107459856 gene encoding tRNA dimethylallyltransferase 9 isoform X1, with amino-acid sequence MIHNGVCNLRTCLRLPETSLSRSPPLSLALRRRYLAGASAAAKKEKEKVIVISGPTGTGKSRLALELAKRLNGEIVSADSVQVYRGLDIGSAKPSQNDRKEVPHHLVDILHPSEDYSVGQFFEDARQATRSILDKGRVPIVVGGTGLYLRWFIYGKPDVPIASPEIASKVHLELAELQRKEEWDAAVQLVVKAGDPKAQLLPVNDWYRLRRSLEIIKSSGSPPSAFRVPYDSFRKQDDFSVIDGSQSSEANTTEETNMSDLDYEFMCFFLSVQRLDLYKSLDYRCEEMLLGRDGILSEAQWLLNLGLLPNSNSATRGIGYRQAMEYLLSCRKLNGQSSVGEFYKFLSEFQKVSRNFAKRQLTWFRNEKIYDWLDASKPLETVLNFIVDSYQNRSRRLVVPESLRMPRDISNHREANLIKSYRTRNRHFLKREDCSHILDWIGETQSGIQRLENPREANYERV; translated from the exons ATGATTCACAATGGAGTCTGTAACCTCCGCACCTGCCTCCGTCTCCCGGAGACCTCGCTTTCTCGATCACCACCGCTTTCCCTCGCTCTTCGCCGGCGATACCTTGCCGGCGCTTCCGCCGCCgccaagaaggagaaagagaaggtgATAGTCATTTCCGGACCCACCGGTACTGGCAAGAGCCGCCTCGCTCTTGAGCTCGCCAAGCGCCTCAATGGGGAAATCGTCAGTGCCGACTCTGTCCAG GTATATCGGGGTCTTGATATTGGATCTGCAAAGCCTTCCCAAAATGATAGAAAG GAGGTACCACATCATCTGGTTGACATACTGCATCCATCTGAAG aCTATTCTGTTGGACAGTTTTTCGAGGATGCAAGGCAAGCTACAAGATCTATTCTTGACAAAGGACGTGTTCCCATAGTTGTCGGGGGCACTGGACTGTATTTAAGATG GTTCATATATGGAAAGCCAGATGTGCCTATAGCTTCTCCGGAGATTGCATCCAAAGTACATCTAGAGTTGGCTGAACTACAGAGAAAAGAAGAATGGGATGCAGCTGTGCAATTGGTGGTAAAAGCCGGTGATCCGAAGGCCCAACTTTTACCAGTGAATGATTGGTATCGCTTACGGCGTAGCCTGGAAATTATTAAG TCCAGTGGGTCACCTCCTTCTGCTTTTCGGGTACCATATGATTCTTTCAGGAAACAGGATGACTTTAGTGTTATTGATGGTTCTCAGTCATCTGAGGCAAACACAACAGAAGAAACCAATATGTCAGATTTGGACTacgagtttatgtgttttttccTTTCTGTCCAAAGACTTGACCTCTATAAATCACTTGATTATCGGTGTGAAGAAATGCTATTAG GAAGGGATGGGATTCTATCTGAGGCTCAGTGGCTTCTTAATTTGGGTCTTCTTCCAAATTCGAATTCTGCAACACGAGGAATTGGTTACAGACAA GCCATGGAGTACTTATTAAGTTGCAGAAAGCTAAATGGTCAGAGTTCAGTAGGAGAATTTTACAAGTTCTTATCTGAATTTCAAAAAGTATCACG GAATTTTGCGAAGAGACAGCTTACATGGTTTcgaaatgaaaaaatatatgacTGGCTTGATGCTTCTAAACCTCTG GAAACAGTACTCAACTTCATTGTTGATTCATACCAGAACAGGAGCAGAAGGCTTGTTGTGCCCGAGAGTCTAAGAATGCCACGAGATATTTCTAATCACCGAGAAGCTAATTTAATTAAGTCCTACAGAACCAGAAATAG GCATTTTTTGAAGCGGGAAGATTGTTCTCATATTCTGGACTGGATAGGGGAGACCCAAAG TGGGATACAAAGACTGGAAAATCCAAGAGAGGCAAATTACGAGAGAGTCTGA
- the LOC107459856 gene encoding tRNA dimethylallyltransferase 9 isoform X2 produces the protein MGKSSVPTLSRYIGVLILDLQSLPKMIERRYHIIWLTYCIHLKFFEDARQATRSILDKGRVPIVVGGTGLYLRWFIYGKPDVPIASPEIASKVHLELAELQRKEEWDAAVQLVVKAGDPKAQLLPVNDWYRLRRSLEIIKSSGSPPSAFRVPYDSFRKQDDFSVIDGSQSSEANTTEETNMSDLDYEFMCFFLSVQRLDLYKSLDYRCEEMLLGRDGILSEAQWLLNLGLLPNSNSATRGIGYRQAMEYLLSCRKLNGQSSVGEFYKFLSEFQKVSRNFAKRQLTWFRNEKIYDWLDASKPLETVLNFIVDSYQNRSRRLVVPESLRMPRDISNHREANLIKSYRTRNRHFLKREDCSHILDWIGETQSGIQRLENPREANYERV, from the exons ATGGGGAAATCGTCAGTGCCGACTCTGTCCAG GTATATCGGGGTCTTGATATTGGATCTGCAAAGCCTTCCCAAAATGATAGAAAG GAGGTACCACATCATCTGGTTGACATACTGCATCCATCTGAAG TTTTTCGAGGATGCAAGGCAAGCTACAAGATCTATTCTTGACAAAGGACGTGTTCCCATAGTTGTCGGGGGCACTGGACTGTATTTAAGATG GTTCATATATGGAAAGCCAGATGTGCCTATAGCTTCTCCGGAGATTGCATCCAAAGTACATCTAGAGTTGGCTGAACTACAGAGAAAAGAAGAATGGGATGCAGCTGTGCAATTGGTGGTAAAAGCCGGTGATCCGAAGGCCCAACTTTTACCAGTGAATGATTGGTATCGCTTACGGCGTAGCCTGGAAATTATTAAG TCCAGTGGGTCACCTCCTTCTGCTTTTCGGGTACCATATGATTCTTTCAGGAAACAGGATGACTTTAGTGTTATTGATGGTTCTCAGTCATCTGAGGCAAACACAACAGAAGAAACCAATATGTCAGATTTGGACTacgagtttatgtgttttttccTTTCTGTCCAAAGACTTGACCTCTATAAATCACTTGATTATCGGTGTGAAGAAATGCTATTAG GAAGGGATGGGATTCTATCTGAGGCTCAGTGGCTTCTTAATTTGGGTCTTCTTCCAAATTCGAATTCTGCAACACGAGGAATTGGTTACAGACAA GCCATGGAGTACTTATTAAGTTGCAGAAAGCTAAATGGTCAGAGTTCAGTAGGAGAATTTTACAAGTTCTTATCTGAATTTCAAAAAGTATCACG GAATTTTGCGAAGAGACAGCTTACATGGTTTcgaaatgaaaaaatatatgacTGGCTTGATGCTTCTAAACCTCTG GAAACAGTACTCAACTTCATTGTTGATTCATACCAGAACAGGAGCAGAAGGCTTGTTGTGCCCGAGAGTCTAAGAATGCCACGAGATATTTCTAATCACCGAGAAGCTAATTTAATTAAGTCCTACAGAACCAGAAATAG GCATTTTTTGAAGCGGGAAGATTGTTCTCATATTCTGGACTGGATAGGGGAGACCCAAAG TGGGATACAAAGACTGGAAAATCCAAGAGAGGCAAATTACGAGAGAGTCTGA